Within the Zea mays cultivar B73 chromosome 10, Zm-B73-REFERENCE-NAM-5.0, whole genome shotgun sequence genome, the region AATGTTGTGCCACAACAATGCTACCCTTCGTTCGACTTTCACTGGCCACAGATGAACAGTAGGGTTGGGCAAGAGAATCCTTTAGGTTAGGCCTTTTGTACTTAAAGCCCATAGCTCTAGCTAATGATTGCTCAACTGTTTGGCAGCAGCATGCATGACCTATTCACCAAGTCAGAATATCAAGGGCATGCAGCTTGGCACATACTCATTTCATTCCAAATTATAAATTCTATTCTAACTTTTATAAGAGTCAAATCATTTTAAATCTGATTAAATTTATAAAGAAAAAAACCATGGAGATTTATGACATCAATAGTTATACTACAAAATTATAATCAATAAGTATTCTATGATACTTTATTTGTACTGTATAAATTTACTTAAATTTAAGAAACTTTGTCTCTTACAAAAGTTAGAATGGCTTGTAATTTAGGATGGAGGAAGTAGATTTTTTTTTCCAAAACTGGTGTGCCAGTAGTGGTTGTTTCTACACCAAAGAGAATAATTGCCGCTTACCTTTTCACAAAATCTCAATAATAGTCGGCTAATCACCGGTGAATGACAAGAATATTGCCGCTTACCTTCACAGACCACCAGAAAGCACCAGTGGCAGAATACGGCCAATCCTTTTCAACACAAATGATATTCGCATCAAGAATAGATGGCGCACTTTTTTTTGGGAAGTGCCTCAGAAATCAAGGATCCTAAGACGATTCATCACATCCAGCCAGCATCATTGGTTGCACGAAAAGGATCGCTaagaccttgttcggttattcccattaCACATTGATTGGATGGAgttggaaaaaattaagaagtTTGATTTGATTAGGATTTAAATAcatccaatctcactcaatctacatggattgagagctaaccgaacaagctctaAGAGATGTCGGTCTTTAGaacaaagaagaaaagaaaaggaggaaGGATGTGGTACGGTGTGCAAGCAACAATGAGCTAAATTTTAGACGTCACAAGCAGCTTGAGATGAAAAAGAACAAAAAAATGGTTGCGACCTCAAACGAGACCAGTTAGAATGTGCATAAGAAGCACTCCCAGAAGAGATACCAAATGGGCAAAGGAGAAACTTCTGAGCAAGACCACCGGACAAATGCTGCTTTATGAAAGTTAAGACAAAACTATACTAAACCAGAACAGTTTCTTCAGCAGTTACTTTATGCAGGGCTTTTGTCCAACTTGCAAGAAAAAGGTTCTTGCAGAGTGACTTTCCATCGTAGACTCTTGAACCACACCAACCTACTGAACTCTCCTCGTTGCTTCTTAGCTTGGGAGACTGTCTTGTTCCAAACAATCATCCAATGCTCCCATATAAGTACTCGCCTGCTGGCCACAGAACTTGGTAGAGGCAAGGTAGCCAAACAGAAAACAGGGGTTCAGATACAAGTAGTctgtctttctctctctctctctccccagtTCTTGAGCGGCATCAAGCAAAATGGACAAGAGCGTTCCTGTAGTTAGCAAGATCTTTTGCTCAGGAGCTCCAACAATGCTGATGATAAGGAGGAGACCTGCTGTGGTGAACGGTGGCGGTTTTGTTGTTACTGACCTCAGCCATAGCATTGTGTTCATCGTAGATGGTTGTGGAACACTTGGATCCAAGGGAGAGCTTATGGTCAAAGATGGTGAAGGAGAACCAATACTATCCATCTCTAAAAAGGTAACGGGTCATAACTGCAAAATAGCAACCCTTGAACAGATCGATATGCATGATTCCTTGTTTTTTCCATGATTTTGAGTGTTTCACTTGAACAGAAGTTAATTGATAGGTCGACAAGTGTAGCTCTATCAAGTTGATCTAATCCCTATGAGCTTTTTTTTACATTATTCCGTACTTTGCTTGGACAGGCTAGCTCTAAAATTTTTGTGGAGATGTGCGAATTCCTTTCTATTAATAATCTACACCGCAGGGAGGAATTGTCCAGGCGCTAAGCACAAGGAACAGATGGAATGGGTACTCCATGGATTACCAAGGAAAAAACAAGCTGGTTTTTAGCCTAACTGATCCGAAATCATGCACAGCACAAGGTGCGCCGGTTAGAGTTCATGTTGAACCCAAGAGGCAATGTAAAAAGTGGGATTTCGAAATTGGTGGATCTTTTGCAGATAGAGACTGTACGATAGTTGATTGCACCAGAAAAATAGTAGCCCAGGTATGCCGCGCCTTTTTAATCCTAAATCCTCTACAGCTCTGCTTTTGTAGTGCGTTATCTTTGCAGATTCCTTTTGTTGTCACAGATTAAAGGCATACATAAGCTGATCCAGCAGGTCATGGTAACCAGGAGTTATCCCATGAGAGCAGAAAATAATGTCTACATCTAGATGTCTATACACATGGTGCATTTTTTGGCTAAGAAACATGTATAACCGTCTCTAGAAATAGTGCTACCCTGTGATGTACATGTGTTTGCAAGTACTTGTATGAAAGTGTAGAAGTTTACAGGAAGCATTACACTCATGCCACCAGCATTTGAGTGTCAGAGGGATTGAGATCTAAAGACATAGTATGTGTTCTGCAGATGGGTAAGAAAGGGCTGATGGGAGGCAAGGACTTCTACCATGTGGAAGTACAGTCAGGATATGACCAAGCTTTCATCATTGGGGTGATGGCAATTCTTGACAGCATACATGGAGAATCCACTAGATGCTGACAGCATGAATTAAAGAATTTGCTCTTGTTTATAAGAGTACATTAATGTCCGATAGCATTGATCTTGCAACCTACTTTCATCTTCAAGTAAGAAACAGACGCATGCTGGCGGCATCATAATGATTGTATGACCCACGTTGAATAACATAGACCAGCTGATGATATGAGCCTGACTTTCGGTGCCACTTAATTATCTCTCTTCAATAAACTAACCGACTAAGGGTGCGTTTGATTCAGTTATGAGTTGTCTGCTATAGAAAAGATTGAAAGTTATTTTATTCAAACTACTGAGTTATCTACCGTGAACAAACAGTATATTGTTTATATACACTTTATTTAACTATATCTCTTAATCAATATATTTAATTAAAAATGATTTTACATTTGTTAGACTCAACTTGCTATATAATTTTttattaaaaatatatttttatttcatTCATTCTAACACTTAATTATTTTTAGTcccattttattttctattttccataTCCCTTTATTAATATATTAAATTAATAAATCAATTTTACAATTCCATTTTTTATACATTTTTATTAAAAAGTATTTTTATTTCATTTATTATAACACTTAATTATTTTTAATcctattttattttctatttgtcGTATCTCTTTATTAATATATAAAACATGTAAAACAACAACAAAATGTGGTCCAAGCTGCTTTTTAAAAGTAGTGACAGAAAAGTTGAACCTCTTTTGTTCAGTTTCTACCTTTTTAAAGCAGAAGCTTATTCAAAAAGTTGACCAAACACACCATACATGTACAACAACGTAGAGCATACATGTTCCAATGTTACATACCGGAACTTAATACTAATTCAATATACAAGGATTGCAATTTTCATGGATTATGAACAAAGTAACTAAATGTGTACATTGTACTACAGTCACCAGAAATCTGGATCGACTGGGACATGGATCGTTGGTGTCTAAAAAGTCCAATGAAGTCATATCTCTTAAGCAGCAAAAACAGAGAAAGGATGGGAAGTGTCTTGACATAGTAATTGAAATTATGAAGAATGTTGCTGCCTTAAATTGGACATCATTTGAACAAACTTAAAATTAATTCTAGTTCTGAGACCAACTTAAATCCTCCCAAAAAGACGAAAATTGTGATATTGGAGGCCCAGTAAACAAGCAAATGTGCAACTTTCATGAAGAAATAGAAGTGCTTCATTGACTTAATAATTCCAGTTCCAAAGACAGTTTGTAAGCTCCTCAACAGATTGTAGATTATGCTTAGAAAACTAGACAGTATTCAGTGAATGCTCAGCACCTGGTTTAAAATTGCAATGGCACAACTGTACAGTCAAGCTTGTGTAGACATAAGCTAGCAAAAACTGTATAGTCAGGCTTGTGTAGACATGAAGAATGCACGCCAATGTGCATACTGCGTACTCTTTTCCTACAAAAAAAACCTATGTGGGTATGAACAATGCACAGAGAAGAATGCAAATGAAGTACCTCTGCTAGAGAGTAAATTACTTCCATCCAATTCTTCAAGCATTGAGGCAGGCTGCTAAAGAAAGAATACAACTGAAGTACCACTGCTAGGGTGTAAATTTACTTCCATCCAATTCTTCAAGCAATGAATCTTCATCTGCTAATTCAATCTTAtccattaacaatctcccaactgTACCTGCTTTTCAATCTTTGGCAAAAGTACAAAGAGGGGCTGAAAAAAAAACTTGAGGCTCGCGAGTTGGCTCGAGCTCAGGTGGCTCGGAGCAGCTCGCGAGCCTCAAGCGAGCCGAGCTAGGTTTTCGAGCTCGTTGGTCCAACGACCCGAGCCGACTCACGAGTTGTGCCAAATTAATCAACCTATAAAATAATGATGAATATTGGATAATTTTATAGATATCTGACTCGTTCCTTAGCCTTTAATGATGAATATATgacaatttataatttagattacaTATAATGTTAAAGATGATTATATTTTTCATATTCATATAATATTAAATCACTATATAATGTAGTATTATTTATCAAGGTATAGCTCGCGAGCCGACTTTGAGCCGAGTCGAGCCTCCTCCTTCAGCTCGTTGAGTGGATGAGTCGAGCCGAGCTGAGCTCGGTCAGCCAACGAGACGCACCGAGCCGagttcggctcggctcgtttccagccctaactAACAGAACATGCTTGGATATAATGTTTACATGAGTGTGTCCAGCATACATGTGTGCATGTTTTGCAGCACCACTGCAGTAGAGCAGAACTATGGACACCTGTTTGACTCTTCTTCATGAGACTCAGCAAATCACTGAATGCACAATGCACCAAATAGCTTACCTTTGTATTGTTACACGACATCAACTTGGTTTGACTAATTTTTTATTGTTATGTAGCCTTGTGCAACCAACATTTCAATATTCACATCTGAGTTTCTTTGGATGAATGTCCTACAAAAAGCAAAAAAAATGTTAAGATATGCACAATGCCTTCCAATCTTCAGTAGTGTTTCATTAAATAAAACTGAAGTGGCAATTAGGGATTTACATGACAAGATATGTTAACAAACTAAGGAATTATGCCGGTTAGATCTTTAATTTAGCAATGATTACATTTTTTCTCGAACGCACAGGAGAGttgcgcatcattatattaagaagaagatgGGTCCAAAATAGACCAACAATTACTGACACAATACAAGTGTTATGGTTTATAGTAGGCGGCCTAAACAGCCCTCTAGTCGGCCCATTATAGAGGGACATATAGATAAGGATTAGGAGAATCTGTTTAGAGATCCTAATATTAAGGAGTCTGTTTTTTAAGGAGAGTCTGTTAGAGTTCCTAAGATTAAGGAGTCTGTTTAGAGTTGGACTATAAAGTCCAGGCGTCTGTAATCAATTGGCAAGCATTGATCAATCTAAGAAGTGATTGTTCCCTGCCTCACCTGTGTTCCGCACCTCACCTGAGTTCCCAGCCGAGCGGCAGCACGGCGCCCCTTCGCTCCCGCTCGTCCAGCCAACTTGATACTCACTCCTATAATCTGCGCAGCCGAGGTGTTTCTACCAATTTGGTATCGGAGATGCCGGGATCCAACACCGACGACAGTGCAGCGTCCGCCACCCAGGCGTCGGAGTTGGCAGCGATCATCACCGCCCTTGCCGAAGTCCAGTGCCAACTAGGGGCCTTCGCAACGCAGATGTCCTCCATGTCCTCGCGCATTGCAGCAGTGGAGACTCCGCCTGCATCAGCGGCACTGTCCCTTCCAACAAGCTGCCCCTATGGCTTGCCCGGGTATGGAGGCATACCCCCCACCACGACGCCAACTGATGATGTGCCACCACCCACCACCACCCAGCTCCCAATCCATCTTCTACCATTGCCACATTCCCCTTCGCCCATCCCACATTATCCACCACCTACACTGCCATCTCTCAACACCATTCCCCATACTCCTACTGCAGAAGTTCCTCGCTTCCATCGCCTCGAATTTGCCCTATTTGACGGCAAGGAAGACCCCCTCCAGTGGCTCAATCGATGCGAACAATTCTTTGAAGGTCAGCACACGCTGGAGGATGAGAAAGTCTGGCTCGCATCCTATCACATGACAGGAATTGCCCGGACATGGTACACCCAGCTGCAGCACAACGAACCTTCCATATCATGGGAACTCTTCAAGCAGCATTGCCAACTCCGCTTTGGGCCCCCATTACGCAGCAATCCTCTCGGCGAACTGGCACGCCTTCCATTCCGCACGATAGTGGATGACTACCAGGAGAGGTTTTGGGACCTGCTAGCCCAAACAGCTCCACTGTCACAGGAGCAGAAGGTACATCTGTTTACGGCTGGACTTCCGGAGCGTATCAAGATCGACGTGGAACTCATGGCACCACGTGATATCAATATCGCCTTGAGTTTGGCGCGCGCATATGAACGGAGGTCACAAGCGCTCGATCACCAGCCGACATCAACCACCAACAAGACCATGCGTCAACCCCAGCGCCCGTCTGTACCAGTACCAGCACCTCAACCAGCGATTCCTGCAGCTCCCAGTACAAGACAGCAGCGAACATTCAAGAAGTTGACGCCTGCCGAGATGGCTGAGCGGCGTTGCCAGGGACTTTGTTATAATTGTGATGAACAGTATGTCTGTGGACATCGCTGCCCTAAATTGTTCTATCTTGAGGTCATGGACTATGAGGAAGATGAATCTATAGAGGCCGATTCAGTTCTAGGGGACCCAACACTAGTGATCTCCTTACATGCCCTCACGAGTATCCATTCTGAGAGTACCTTGCAGCTGGAAGTACATATCATGGGGAAAGCTCTTACAGCCCTGTTGGACACAGGATCTACTCACAACTTCATCAACCAAGACACGGCACGCTCTCTGAAACTGGACTACCAGCCAAGCCCAGCCCTCCAGGCATCTGTGGCCAATGGGGATAAAATCATGTGTTGTAAGCTCTCCAACAGCATCAGCTTGACTATCGGCCAGGAAGACTTTCTGATGGATGCTTACGCCATCCCAATTGATTCTTTCGACATCATTGTCGGGGTCAAATTTTTGCGCACTTTGGGGCCAACACTTTGGGACCTCGAGAACCTGTGCCTAGCTTTCTGGAGAAGGGGACAACAGATTGTGTGGAAAGGACTGGGATCAGACCGGAAGGCCATTAATGTGTACCCAGCAGTGAGAACAATTAGCACATATATCGCAACCACCAAACCGATGATGGATCGTCTGCTCCTACAATTTCAGAAGGTGTTTGCTACGCCCAGTGACCTTCCTCCAGCAAGAAGGTGTGATCACAGGATCCACCTTTTGCCAGGAACAGCACCCGTTGCAGTTAGGCCATATAGGTACCCACAGCTTTAAAAGGATGAATTGGAGGCACAATGCACAGCCATGTTACAACAGGGGATTATCCGCTACAGCACATCAGCTTTTTCAGCTCCAGTACTCCTAGTGAAAAAGAGGGACAAATCATGGCGCTTCTGCATTGATTATAGGGCACTGAATGAGAAAACAGTCAAAGACAAATTCCCTATACCCGTGGTTGATGAGCTGCTAGATGAACTGCAAGGGGCACATTTCTTCACTAAATTGGACCTCCGATCCGGCTACCATCAAGTCCGTGTTCATCCAGAAGACGTACACAAAACAGCCTTCAGGACACACCATGGGCACTTTGAGTttctggttatgccatttggtctCTCAAATGCCCCAGCGACATTTCAGGCATTGATGAATGAAGTACTGGGTCAGTTCCTTCGCCGGTTTGTCCTAGTATTCTTTGATGACATCCTCATCTATAGTGCCACATGGTCAGACCACCTCATACATGTCAAGGCTGTCCTACAGACCCTGCTGACCAACAATTTGTTTGTCAAACAGTCCAAATGTGAATTCGGCGCGACATCCGTTGCTTATTTAGGGCACATCATCTCAGCTAAAGGAGTGGCTATGGACAGCAGCAAGGTGGAAGCAGTTACTTCTTGGTCGATCCCAAAGGCACCACGAGGACTGCGGggatttctgggattggcaggctaCTACCGAAAATTTATCAAGGAATTTGGGTTAATCGCTGCACCGTTAACCAAACTCCTAAAGAAAGAAGGCTTTCAGTGGTCCCCAGAAGACGACTTCGCCTTCCAAGCGCTCAAACGGGCACTCTCGTCAGCACCAGtcctgcagcttcctgactttgaACGGACTTTCACTGTGGATTGTGATGCCTCGGGCTCGGGGTTTGATGCTGTCCTACACCAAGATCACGGCCCAATAGCTTTTTTTAGCCGGCCATTTGCAGCCCGACACATAAAATTGGCAGCATATGAGCGCGAGCTCATTGGGTTGGTACAGGCAATACGTCACTGGCGTCCTTATTTATGGGGCAGACGATTTGTGGTACGAACTGACCATTTCAGTCTCAAGTTCATACTAGATCAACGACTATCCACGGTACCACAACATCAGTGGATTAGTAAGTTGTTTGGCTTTGACTTCACAGTGGAATATCGGGCAGGACGACTCAACACAATGGCTGATTCTATCTCGCAGGGACACAACTGAAAGTTCAGTCCATACCATATCAACCCCAACATTCCAGTTGTACCAAGAATTGCGGGCAAAATGTGCTAATAATGATGAGTGGAAACTCCTCCAGGCTCAGATTACAGAGGGATCCCTAGAGGCCCCATGGCAGATACGGGAAGGCTTGATACTGCACGGCCGCAAGGTGTTTATCCCAACATCATCCAAACTCATTCCCTCAATACTGGAGGCCGCACACTCAGCAGGACATGGTGGAGTACAAAAGACGCTGCATCGATTAAGAGATGATTTCTTCATTCACAAGGATAGGACACTGGTACAGGATTGGGTCAAATCATGTGCAATCTGTCAGAGGAACAAAACAGAGTCGCTGCATCCCGCAGGGCTCCTCCAACCGCTAGAAGTCCCAATACAAATATGGACAGACATCTCAATGGATTTCATTGAGGGTTTACCAAAGGTCCATGGTAAGTCTGTCATATTAACAGTGGTTGATCGGTTCTCTAAATATGCCCACTTTATTGCCCTTAGTCATCCTTACACAGCTGCGACTGTGGCACGAGCATTTTTTATTGACATAGTGCGGCTGCATGGGTTCCCAAGTTCCATAGTCAGCGATAGAGATCCAGTTTTCACCGGACATATTTGGAGGGATCTGTTCAAGCTAACAGGTGTCAAGTTAAGAATGAGTACTGCTTTTCACCCCAAACTGATGGTCAGTCGGAAGCAGTCAACAAAACTATTGCCATGTATTTGAGGTGCATCACGGGAGACAGGCCAAGAGCTTGGGTGGACTGGCTTGCATGGGCGGAATATTGTTACAATACATCATACCACTCAGCATTGAAGACAATTCCTTTTCGTGTAGTATATGGCAGGGATCCACCACCTCTCATTCCATATAAGCAAGGGACAGCAGACACTCAAGTTGTGGATGATATGCTACGGGAAAGAGATATATTTCTAGGGGAAGTCAGAGATAGGCTGCTGCAAGCTCAAGAGCatgccaaaaagttttatgatggcCGACACCGGGGTCTCGAGTTCGATGTGGATGACTGGGTCTGGCTTCGTCTCCTCAATCGACAAGCTCAGTCACTGGTCGAACGACCCAAAGGGAAATTGGGACCGCGATATGCGGGACCATTTCATATTCTTGAGAGCGTGGGCACAGTAGCATATCGTCTGGAGTTACCAGAAGGGGCACGAATTCATGATGTCTTTCACGTGGGACTCCTTAAGCCTTTCCGGGGTACCCCTCCTGTCCTGCCCCCAGACCTCCCACCTATGCAAAATGGTCGGCTTCTGCCATCGCCAGAGAAGATAATAAGAGCAAGGATGCGGCACGGACAATGGCAGGTGTTGGTGCACTGGAATGGTACTCAGCCAGTAGATGCAACATGGGAACCTCTACAACAGTTCAAGGCTTCATATCCGCAgtttcagctcgaggacgagctgttcGTCGAGGGAGGGAGAAATGTTATGGTTTATAGTAGGCGGCCTAAACAGCCCTCTAGTCGGCCCATTATAGAGGGACATATAGATAAGGATTAGGAGGATCCTTAGATAAGGAGAATCTGTTTAGAGATCCTAATATTAAGGAGTCTGTTTTTTAAGGAGAGTCTGTTAGAGTTCCTAAGATTAAGGAGTCTGTTTAGAGTTGGACTATAAAGTCCAGGCGTCTGTAATCAATTGGCAAGCATTGATCAATCTAAGAAGTGATCGTTCCCTGCCTCACCTGTGTTCCGCACCTCACCTGAGTTCCCAGCCGAGCGGCAGCATGGCGCCCCTTCGCTCCCGCTCGTCCAGCCAACTTGATACTCACTCCTATAATCTGCGCAGCCGAGGTGTTTCTACCAACAAGCCTCCTTACGGAGGACGGAAACAAAGATACATAAAAACTGCCATAAGATAGAACTAGCCTACAACTACTCCTACTCAGGACACATGCCTGCCAACCCAGCGGCTTCTACTAGAGACCATCTAACGGCATCATCCCGAGTGGACTGCAACAGCTGCTGGGCACACGAAGACTGCCCCTCGAAGACACAAGCATTCCGATGTTTCCACAGCCACCAAGCGACTAAAA harbors:
- the LOC103641692 gene encoding protein LURP-one-related 6 isoform X1, with the translated sequence MDKSVPVVSKIFCSGAPTMLMIRRRPAVVNGGGFVVTDLSHSIVFIVDGCGTLGSKGELMVKDGEGEPILSISKKGGIVQALSTRNRWNGYSMDYQGKNKLVFSLTDPKSCTAQGAPVRVHVEPKRQCKKWDFEIGGSFADRDCTIVDCTRKIVAQMGKKGLMGGKDFYHVEVQSGYDQAFIIGVMAILDSIHGESTRC
- the LOC103641692 gene encoding protein LURP-one-related 6 isoform X2 codes for the protein MDKSVPVVSKIFCSGAPTMLMIRRRPAVVNGGGFVVTDLSHSIVFIVDGCGTLGSKGELMVKDGEGEPILSISKKGGIVQALSTRNRWNGYSMDYQGKNKLVFSLTDPKSCTAQGAPVRVHVEPKRQCKKWDFEIGGSFADRDCTIVDCTRKIVAQIKGIHKLIQQVMVTRSYPMRAENNVYI
- the LOC103641692 gene encoding protein LURP-one-related 6 isoform X3, translated to MDKSVPVVSKIFCSGAPTMLMIRRRPAVVNGGGFVVTDLSHSIVFIVDGCGTLGSKGELMVKDGEGEPILSISKKGGIVQALSTRNRWNGYSMDYQGKNKLVFSLTDPKSCTAQDRDCTIVDCTRKIVAQMGKKGLMGGKDFYHVEVQSGYDQAFIIGVMAILDSIHGESTRC